One window of Cellulomonas shaoxiangyii genomic DNA carries:
- a CDS encoding pyridoxal phosphate-dependent aminotransferase has protein sequence MSTSSGHRPPPRWHQVAAAAGLLDADGGVRATVFAEMSALAARTGALNLGQGFPDVDGPSAVARAAADAILAGHNQYPPGTGIPALRAAVAAHQAARYGIGLDPDSQVLVTTGATEGLAAAVLALAGPGDEVLTLEPFYDSYAAVVAMAGARHTTVPLRPAPDGFRLDADALTAAVTPRTRLLLLNSPHNPTGAVLRRDELEAVARVAVAHDLTVVTDEVYEHLVFGVEHVPVATLPGMAERTLTVSSSGKTFSFTGWKIGWVTGPAALVTAVRTVKQFLTYVSGAPFQPAVAAALTDPAALAWVDELVVSLAERRDLLAAGLREAGFDVVRPDGTYFVLADAAPLGYGDGVALCRELPALAGVVGVPVRAFTRPGSVAHHALGSYVRFTFVKRREVLEEAVTRLARLRGVR, from the coding sequence GTGAGCACCTCCTCCGGTCACCGCCCCCCGCCGCGCTGGCACCAGGTCGCCGCGGCGGCCGGTCTCCTCGACGCGGACGGCGGCGTGCGCGCCACGGTCTTCGCCGAGATGTCGGCGCTCGCCGCACGCACCGGTGCGCTCAACCTCGGCCAGGGGTTCCCCGACGTCGACGGGCCGTCGGCCGTCGCACGCGCTGCGGCGGACGCGATCCTGGCCGGTCACAACCAGTACCCGCCGGGGACCGGCATCCCGGCGCTGCGCGCCGCCGTCGCCGCGCACCAGGCGGCGCGGTACGGCATCGGGCTCGACCCGGACAGCCAGGTGCTCGTCACCACGGGAGCGACGGAGGGGCTCGCCGCGGCGGTGCTCGCGCTCGCGGGGCCCGGCGACGAGGTGCTCACCCTGGAGCCGTTCTACGACTCGTACGCCGCGGTCGTCGCGATGGCCGGCGCCCGGCACACCACCGTCCCGCTGCGACCGGCGCCCGACGGGTTCCGCCTCGACGCCGACGCCCTGACGGCCGCGGTGACGCCGCGCACGCGTCTGCTGCTGCTGAACTCGCCGCACAACCCGACCGGCGCGGTGCTGCGCCGGGACGAGCTCGAGGCGGTCGCACGCGTCGCGGTCGCCCACGACCTGACCGTCGTGACGGACGAGGTCTACGAGCACCTCGTGTTCGGCGTCGAGCACGTGCCCGTCGCGACCCTGCCGGGCATGGCCGAGCGCACCCTGACCGTGTCCTCGTCGGGCAAGACGTTCTCGTTCACCGGCTGGAAGATCGGCTGGGTCACCGGGCCCGCGGCGCTGGTCACGGCCGTGCGGACCGTCAAGCAGTTCCTGACGTACGTGTCGGGGGCACCGTTCCAGCCCGCGGTCGCCGCTGCGCTCACCGACCCCGCCGCGCTCGCGTGGGTCGACGAGCTCGTGGTGTCGCTCGCCGAGCGCCGCGACCTGCTCGCGGCGGGCCTGCGCGAGGCCGGCTTCGACGTCGTCCGGCCCGACGGCACCTACTTCGTCCTCGCCGACGCGGCGCCGCTGGGGTACGGCGACGGCGTCGCGCTGTGCCGCGAGCTGCCCGCCCTCGCCGGCGTCGTCGGCGTGCCGGTGCGGGCGTTCACGCGACCGGGCTCGGTCGCCCACCACGCGCTCGGGAGCTACGTGCGATTCACCTTCGTCAAGCGCCGCGAGGTGCTCGAGGAGGCGGTGACCCGCCTGGCGCGCCTGCGCGGCGTCCGCTGA
- a CDS encoding MFS transporter — translation MPTTLTYTATRRSAHAGYVVQAVVNTLAPLLFVVFHTRLDVPVAQLGALAGLNFAVQLLTDLAAVRVVDRIGYRRPLVAAHAFAAVGLVLLAVLPLVTPSPFVGLCIAVVVYGVGGGLLEVLVSPVVEHLPQPEEAKAAGMALAHSFYCWGQLGVVVVTTGLLAVVGTRLWPVLPVLWALVPLANLVVLLRVPLPPTVPDEHRTSLRSLFGTPLFLAALVLMATGGAAELTLAQWASFFAEEGTGISKEAGDLLGLGMFAFLQGAGRVAYGLWGQRLPLRPLLAASGVAAAACYVVAATASAPALSLAACALCGLAVALMWPGTFSLTSARFPLGGAAMFAVLALAGDGGATVGPLAAGVLADLTHGPLAGLAAALPDDSGTGLRAGLLLSAVVPAAFAVTVLVSGRARAALPREQTVSA, via the coding sequence GTGCCCACGACCCTGACGTACACCGCCACCCGACGCTCCGCCCACGCCGGCTACGTCGTGCAGGCCGTGGTCAACACCCTCGCCCCGCTGCTCTTCGTCGTCTTCCACACCCGGCTCGACGTCCCCGTCGCGCAGCTGGGTGCGCTCGCGGGCCTGAACTTCGCCGTGCAGCTGCTCACCGACCTGGCGGCGGTGCGGGTCGTGGACCGGATCGGCTACCGGCGGCCCCTGGTGGCGGCGCACGCGTTCGCCGCCGTCGGGCTCGTGCTGCTGGCCGTGCTGCCGCTGGTGACCCCGTCCCCGTTCGTCGGGCTGTGCATCGCCGTCGTCGTGTACGGCGTGGGCGGCGGGCTGCTCGAGGTCCTCGTGTCGCCGGTCGTGGAGCACCTGCCGCAGCCGGAGGAGGCCAAGGCGGCGGGGATGGCGCTCGCGCACTCGTTCTACTGCTGGGGACAGCTCGGCGTCGTCGTCGTCACCACGGGCCTGCTGGCGGTCGTCGGCACCCGGCTGTGGCCCGTGCTGCCCGTGCTGTGGGCGCTCGTGCCGCTCGCCAACCTGGTCGTGCTGCTGCGGGTGCCCCTGCCGCCGACCGTCCCGGACGAGCACCGCACGTCCCTGCGGTCGCTGTTCGGCACGCCGCTGTTCCTCGCGGCGCTCGTGCTCATGGCCACCGGCGGCGCCGCGGAGCTGACGCTCGCGCAGTGGGCGTCGTTCTTCGCCGAGGAGGGCACCGGCATCTCGAAGGAGGCCGGCGACCTGCTGGGGCTGGGCATGTTCGCGTTCCTGCAGGGCGCCGGACGCGTCGCGTACGGGCTGTGGGGACAGCGCCTCCCGCTGCGTCCGCTGCTCGCGGCGTCGGGCGTCGCGGCCGCCGCCTGCTACGTCGTCGCCGCGACCGCGTCGGCGCCGGCCCTCAGCCTGGCGGCGTGCGCGCTGTGCGGGCTGGCCGTGGCCCTGATGTGGCCCGGCACGTTCTCGCTCACCTCCGCGCGCTTCCCGCTCGGGGGCGCCGCGATGTTCGCCGTGCTCGCGCTCGCGGGCGACGGCGGCGCCACCGTCGGGCCGCTCGCCGCCGGCGTGCTCGCCGACCTCACGCACGGTCCGCTGGCCGGTCTCGCGGCGGCCCTGCCCGACGACAGCGGCACGGGCCTGCGCGCCGGGTTGCTGCTCTCGGCCGTCGTGCCGGCCGCGTTCGCGGTGACGGTGCTGGTGTCCGGGCGAGCCCGGGCGGCCCTGCCCCGGGAGCAGACCGTCAGCGCGTGA
- a CDS encoding serine hydrolase domain-containing protein has translation MPPLTPDALLDAATDAVRSGTDTSDGVGGVVARVVRDGEVLLDAAWGLADRRHGLPMTPTHRFATASGSKGLTALAVLSLVADGTLTPGTTARSLLGDDLPLVADDVTVEHLLAHRSGVGEYLDDDADLAEYLMPVPVHRLVSPEDYLPLLEGHPAGFAAGERFAYSNAGFVLLSLLAQRASGVPFHALVQERVLDPAGMTSTGYPRSDALPGDAAVGYVRTDDGWLTNVHHLPVVGGGDGGAYTTTADMERFWHALLGGRIVPDVLVARMREPRPTGDDESYGLGVWLLDDGTVGLAGQDTGVSFSSWCDPRTATTRTVAGTTADAAWPVARALREALAG, from the coding sequence GTGCCACCGCTGACCCCCGACGCCCTGCTGGACGCCGCGACCGACGCCGTCCGCTCCGGGACCGACACGTCCGACGGCGTCGGCGGCGTCGTCGCGCGGGTCGTGCGCGACGGCGAGGTGCTGCTCGACGCGGCGTGGGGCCTCGCGGACCGGCGGCACGGCCTGCCGATGACGCCCACGCACCGGTTCGCCACGGCGAGCGGGAGCAAGGGCCTCACCGCGCTCGCGGTCCTCTCGCTCGTCGCCGACGGCACGCTGACGCCCGGCACGACGGCGCGCTCGCTGCTCGGCGACGACCTGCCGCTCGTGGCCGACGACGTCACGGTCGAGCACCTGCTCGCGCACCGCTCGGGCGTCGGCGAGTACCTCGACGACGACGCCGACCTGGCGGAGTACCTCATGCCCGTGCCCGTGCACCGGCTGGTCTCGCCCGAGGACTACCTGCCGCTGCTCGAGGGCCACCCGGCCGGGTTCGCCGCGGGGGAGCGGTTCGCCTACAGCAACGCGGGGTTCGTCCTGCTGTCCCTGCTCGCGCAGCGGGCGTCGGGCGTGCCGTTCCACGCCCTCGTGCAGGAGCGCGTGCTCGACCCGGCGGGGATGACGTCCACCGGCTACCCCCGGTCGGACGCGCTGCCCGGCGACGCGGCCGTCGGCTACGTGCGGACCGACGACGGCTGGTTGACGAACGTGCACCACCTGCCTGTGGTGGGCGGCGGGGACGGTGGCGCGTACACGACGACCGCGGACATGGAGCGGTTCTGGCACGCGCTCCTGGGCGGGCGGATCGTGCCGGACGTGCTGGTGGCGCGGATGCGGGAGCCGCGTCCCACCGGCGACGACGAGTCCTACGGGCTCGGCGTGTGGCTGCTCGACGACGGGACGGTCGGGCTGGCGGGCCAGGACACCGGCGTGTCGTTCTCCTCGTGGTGCGACCCCCGCACGGCGACCACCCGGACGGTGGCGGGCACGACGGCCGACGCGGCGTGGCCCGTGGCGCGCGCCCTGCGCGAGGCGCTCGCCGGCTGA
- a CDS encoding molybdopterin oxidoreductase: MATRNPVREVPHHHAEWWVVAAWSSLALLVVSGLVAAAGLV, from the coding sequence ATGGCAACACGCAACCCGGTCCGCGAGGTGCCGCACCACCACGCCGAGTGGTGGGTGGTGGCGGCGTGGTCGTCGCTCGCCCTGCTCGTCGTCAGCGGGCTCGTGGCGGCGGCCGGCCTGGTCTGA
- a CDS encoding SPFH domain-containing protein — protein sequence MEVVSTFATVAAAIVALVVLAVVGAVYAKVRFKIATPDEALIITGRKSGTPVINPETGEETTDLSGQRVVIGGGTFVKPIFEQVVRLSLASQSFSVAAEDATTKSGVGVTLRSIAVVKVGGTERMVRAAAQRFAGRSQEQVIEQQTSEVLVGVLRTIAGTLTVESILYERQDFSKEVKDIAVPMLAERGLVLENFEIQTVEDSGDYIRNLGRPRAAAVARDAEIAEAQARQESTQRSNEAAVQIAESNKAVALRNAQIARETATAQAEAEAAKERAEAEAQQSVLEQQELVAQGRAALREQELQTEVRKPAEARKYEQAQEAEARRYAAEQEAEAASTSAIRAAEAEAQRTTAQADAEASAARSRAEAALVEQQRRAEGALAIARAEADGTRARGEAEAAAEQAKGEARAAAIKAEADAYQTFPESARLQMVLDALPKVAQPYADALASIDGITVIDKGGASNVTGHVATGVQELAVLLKAQTGIDLMELVRGRGDGWRADGRDGTTRPAPAAVAAGDAGSEGADASRA from the coding sequence ATGGAGGTCGTGAGCACGTTCGCGACCGTCGCGGCGGCGATCGTGGCCCTGGTCGTGCTCGCCGTCGTCGGCGCCGTGTACGCGAAGGTCCGCTTCAAGATCGCCACGCCCGACGAGGCGCTGATCATCACGGGCCGCAAGAGCGGCACGCCCGTCATCAACCCCGAGACCGGGGAGGAGACGACGGACCTGTCGGGTCAGCGCGTCGTCATCGGCGGCGGCACGTTCGTCAAGCCGATCTTCGAGCAGGTCGTGCGCCTGTCGCTGGCCTCCCAGAGCTTCTCCGTGGCCGCCGAGGACGCGACGACGAAGAGCGGTGTCGGCGTGACGCTGCGCAGCATCGCGGTCGTCAAGGTCGGCGGCACGGAGCGCATGGTGCGCGCCGCGGCGCAGCGGTTCGCCGGGCGCAGCCAGGAGCAGGTCATCGAGCAGCAGACGAGCGAGGTGCTCGTCGGCGTGCTGCGCACCATCGCCGGGACCCTGACCGTCGAGTCGATCCTGTACGAGCGGCAGGACTTCTCGAAGGAGGTCAAGGACATCGCGGTGCCGATGCTCGCCGAGCGCGGCCTGGTCCTGGAGAACTTCGAGATCCAGACCGTCGAGGACTCCGGCGACTACATCCGCAACCTCGGGCGCCCCCGTGCGGCCGCGGTGGCGCGCGACGCCGAGATCGCCGAGGCGCAGGCGCGGCAGGAGAGCACGCAGCGCTCCAACGAGGCGGCCGTGCAGATCGCCGAGTCCAACAAGGCGGTCGCGCTGCGCAACGCGCAGATCGCGCGGGAGACCGCCACGGCGCAGGCCGAGGCGGAGGCGGCCAAGGAGCGGGCCGAGGCCGAGGCCCAGCAGTCCGTCCTGGAGCAGCAGGAGCTGGTGGCGCAGGGGCGCGCGGCACTGCGCGAGCAGGAGCTGCAGACCGAGGTCCGCAAGCCCGCCGAGGCGCGCAAGTACGAGCAGGCCCAGGAGGCCGAGGCCCGCCGGTACGCCGCCGAGCAGGAGGCCGAGGCCGCCAGCACGTCGGCGATCCGGGCGGCGGAGGCCGAGGCGCAGCGCACGACCGCGCAGGCCGACGCGGAGGCGTCCGCGGCGCGGTCGCGCGCGGAGGCCGCGCTCGTCGAGCAGCAGCGCCGTGCCGAGGGTGCGCTCGCCATCGCGCGGGCCGAGGCCGACGGCACCCGCGCGCGCGGCGAGGCCGAGGCGGCCGCCGAGCAGGCGAAGGGCGAGGCGCGCGCCGCGGCGATCAAGGCCGAGGCCGACGCCTACCAGACGTTCCCGGAGTCGGCGCGTCTGCAGATGGTCCTCGACGCCCTCCCGAAGGTGGCGCAGCCGTACGCCGACGCGCTCGCGTCGATCGACGGCATCACGGTCATCGACAAGGGCGGGGCGTCGAACGTCACCGGGCACGTCGCGACCGGCGTGCAGGAGCTGGCGGTGCTGCTCAAGGCGCAGACCGGCATCGACCTCATGGAGCTCGTGCGCGGTCGCGGCGACGGGTGGCGTGCGGACGGGCGGGACGGGACCACGCGTCCGGCGCCGGCCGCCGTGGCCGCCGGCGACGCCGGCTCCGAGGGTGCGGACGCCAGCAGGGCCTGA
- a CDS encoding VOC family protein translates to MTAASDVLPHSAVTDAVDARHWRVLLGTLRATYRTPDWATGAAFVARVAQAADAAGHHPDVLLRYGQVTVTTTSHDVGGLTSRDVDLAATVAALADELGLVPAVPASEVLEVAIDALDIPAVRPFWKAVLAYRDVPTDPGALVDPAGTGPAVWFQQMDAPRPQRNRIHLDVTVPHDLAEERVAAALAAGGRLVSDHAVPAFWVLADAEGNEACVCTWQARPTA, encoded by the coding sequence ATGACCGCCGCCAGCGACGTCCTCCCGCACTCCGCCGTCACCGACGCCGTCGACGCCCGGCACTGGCGCGTGCTGCTGGGCACGCTGCGCGCCACCTACCGCACGCCCGACTGGGCCACCGGCGCCGCGTTCGTCGCGCGCGTCGCGCAGGCCGCCGACGCGGCCGGCCACCACCCCGACGTCCTGCTCCGCTACGGCCAGGTGACGGTGACGACGACGAGCCACGACGTCGGCGGTCTCACGTCGCGCGACGTCGACCTCGCCGCGACCGTCGCGGCGCTCGCGGACGAGCTCGGCCTCGTGCCCGCGGTGCCGGCCAGCGAGGTGCTCGAGGTCGCGATCGACGCGCTCGACATCCCCGCGGTCCGGCCGTTCTGGAAGGCGGTCCTCGCGTACCGCGACGTGCCCACCGACCCCGGCGCGCTCGTCGACCCCGCCGGCACCGGCCCGGCGGTGTGGTTCCAGCAGATGGACGCCCCGCGGCCGCAGCGCAACCGCATCCACCTCGACGTGACCGTCCCGCACGACCTCGCCGAGGAGCGCGTCGCCGCGGCGCTCGCCGCCGGCGGCCGGCTCGTCAGCGACCACGCGGTCCCCGCGTTCTGGGTGCTCGCGGACGCCGAGGGCAACGAGGCGTGCGTGTGCACGTGGCAGGCGCGGCCGACGGCCTGA
- a CDS encoding multidrug effflux MFS transporter, with the protein MSLQPDPAPRSVADGAGAAAPAAPAAPTPGPGDPAYRPDWRYVLLLGSMTALPAVSTDIYLPSLPDVARDLGTSAAAAQLTMTGMLLGGAVGQLVIGPLSDRFGRRGPVLVGVALHVVTSVLCAVAPAIVPLIALRMLQGFFNASASVVAMALIRDRFVGSDASRLMSRLMLVIGVAPMFAPSVGGLIAGQWGWRAVFYALAVFGVGLWVVVLTKMPETLPAERRRGGGIRTALSGYRALLRDRHFVALAVLPGLNMAVLMSYVVASPFVLREGYGLSEHQFSLVFAVNGVGLVLGAQINAAIVRRVAPIRILRASQVAVVLLSGVLLVLGITGAGGMWALLVVLWFVLALVNFAPPNASSIALGRHGEVAGTAAAFIGACQAGVSGLVSPVSGLLGGDALAMTGVMAAASVAALAVLALATPAFRRGGAWQLT; encoded by the coding sequence ATGTCTCTCCAGCCCGACCCTGCTCCGCGTTCCGTCGCCGACGGTGCGGGTGCTGCCGCACCCGCCGCACCCGCCGCACCCACGCCCGGCCCGGGGGACCCGGCGTACCGCCCGGACTGGCGGTACGTCCTGCTCCTCGGCTCGATGACCGCGCTGCCCGCGGTGTCGACCGACATCTACCTGCCGTCCCTGCCGGACGTGGCCCGGGACCTCGGCACGTCCGCGGCCGCGGCGCAGCTGACGATGACGGGCATGCTGCTCGGCGGCGCCGTCGGCCAGCTCGTCATCGGCCCGCTGTCGGACCGGTTCGGGCGGCGCGGGCCCGTGCTCGTGGGCGTCGCGCTGCACGTCGTCACGTCGGTGCTGTGCGCCGTCGCACCCGCGATCGTGCCGCTGATCGCGCTGCGGATGCTCCAGGGCTTCTTCAACGCGTCCGCCTCCGTGGTCGCGATGGCGCTCATCCGCGACCGCTTCGTCGGCTCGGACGCCTCGCGCCTGATGTCGCGGCTCATGCTCGTCATCGGCGTCGCGCCGATGTTCGCGCCGTCGGTGGGCGGGCTGATCGCGGGGCAGTGGGGGTGGCGGGCGGTGTTCTACGCGCTCGCGGTCTTCGGGGTCGGCCTCTGGGTGGTCGTGCTGACGAAGATGCCCGAGACCCTGCCCGCCGAGCGTCGCCGTGGCGGTGGGATCCGCACGGCGCTGTCCGGGTACCGCGCCCTGCTGCGGGACCGGCACTTCGTGGCGCTCGCGGTGCTGCCGGGCCTCAACATGGCCGTGCTGATGAGCTACGTCGTCGCGTCGCCGTTCGTGCTCCGAGAGGGCTACGGGCTGTCGGAGCACCAGTTCTCGCTGGTGTTCGCCGTCAACGGTGTCGGCCTGGTGCTCGGCGCGCAGATCAACGCGGCGATCGTGCGGCGGGTCGCGCCCATCCGCATCCTGCGCGCCTCGCAGGTCGCCGTCGTGCTGCTCTCGGGCGTCCTGCTGGTGCTCGGCATCACCGGCGCCGGCGGCATGTGGGCGCTGCTCGTCGTCCTGTGGTTCGTGCTCGCCCTCGTGAACTTCGCGCCGCCGAACGCCTCGAGCATCGCGCTCGGCCGGCACGGGGAGGTCGCCGGCACCGCGGCGGCCTTCATCGGCGCGTGCCAGGCCGGGGTGTCCGGCCTCGTCAGCCCCGTGTCGGGACTGCTCGGCGGGGACGCGCTGGCGATGACGGGCGTGATGGCGGCCGCGTCGGTCGCCGCGCTGGCCGTGCTCGCGCTCGCGACGCCGGCCTTCCGCCGCGGCGGCGCGTGGCAGCTGACCTGA
- the adhE gene encoding bifunctional acetaldehyde-CoA/alcohol dehydrogenase: protein MSQTTRKNTPATAGGTDVATAPAVATAAPGTALGAADEGSVAAAVDQLVANATKALAEFERMTQEDVDRFVKKGAVAALDQHGVLAKLAVEETGRGVFEDKAVKNIFACEHVTNSMANLRTVGVINVDELNGITEIAEPVGVIAGITPVTNPTSTAIFKSLIALKTRNPIVFAFHPSAQRCSIAAARVVRDAAVAAGAPEHCIQWVETPSLTATSALMNHPGVATILATGGNAMVKAAYSCGKPALGVGAGNVPAYVEKTAKLGRAVNDIVLSKAFDNGVICASEQAAILDDEIYDAAMAEFARLHAYRTNPAEKAMLERFVFGVEADGENCGGAKLNPAVVGKSPVWIAEQAGFTVPSDTSIILAEVSGVGPAEPLTREKLCPVLAVLRATSTEHGISLAEQMVEFDGLGHSAAIHTQDDDLTVEFGTRVKAVRVICNAPSSLGGIGDIYNAFIPSLTLGCGSYGHNSVSNNVSAVNLVNIKRVGRRNNNLQWFKVPAKTYFEPNAIRYLADMAGVERVTIVTDSTMTTLGFVDRVIDVLNRRGNRVALQIIDQVEPEPSVRTVQAGAAQMRHFRPDTIIALGGGSPMDAAKVMWLLYEHPEIVFSDLKQKFFDVRKRAFKFPVLGELAKLVCIPTTSGTGAEVTPFAVISDPDAGKKYPLADYALTPTVAIIDPILTSRMPRSLAADSGFDALTHATEAFVSVYANDFTDGMALQAIRLIFDNLAQSVNGDPADPATKDAREKMHNAGTIAGMAFGNAFLGIVHAMAHVIGSTYHLVHGRTNATLLPHVIRYNGTVPTKLTSWPKYERYVAPERFQQIAQMLGLPAATPEEGVESYARAVESLRAKVGIPASFQAQGVDEQEFLRRLDEVAMGAYEDQCAPANPRMPMIGDMKDLMTAAYYGTSLEDVRGRSERAEA from the coding sequence GTGTCCCAGACCACCAGGAAGAACACCCCGGCGACGGCCGGGGGCACCGACGTCGCGACCGCACCGGCCGTCGCGACCGCAGCCCCCGGGACCGCGCTGGGCGCGGCCGACGAGGGGAGCGTCGCCGCCGCCGTCGACCAGCTCGTCGCCAACGCGACGAAGGCGCTCGCGGAGTTCGAGCGCATGACCCAGGAGGACGTCGACCGCTTCGTGAAGAAGGGCGCGGTCGCCGCGCTCGACCAGCACGGCGTGCTGGCGAAGCTGGCGGTCGAGGAGACCGGCCGCGGCGTCTTCGAGGACAAGGCCGTCAAGAACATCTTCGCGTGCGAGCACGTGACCAACTCGATGGCGAACCTGCGGACGGTCGGCGTCATCAACGTCGACGAGCTCAACGGAATCACGGAGATCGCCGAGCCGGTCGGGGTGATCGCGGGCATCACGCCGGTGACCAACCCGACGTCCACCGCCATCTTCAAGTCGCTCATCGCGCTCAAGACGCGCAACCCGATCGTCTTCGCGTTCCACCCGAGCGCGCAGCGGTGCTCGATCGCCGCGGCCCGCGTGGTGCGCGACGCGGCCGTCGCCGCCGGCGCGCCGGAGCACTGCATCCAGTGGGTCGAGACGCCGTCCCTCACCGCCACGAGCGCGCTGATGAACCACCCGGGCGTGGCGACGATCCTCGCCACCGGCGGCAACGCGATGGTGAAGGCCGCGTACTCGTGCGGGAAGCCGGCGCTCGGCGTCGGCGCGGGCAACGTCCCGGCGTACGTCGAGAAGACGGCGAAGCTCGGGCGGGCCGTCAACGACATCGTCCTGTCCAAGGCGTTCGACAACGGCGTGATCTGCGCGTCCGAGCAGGCGGCGATCCTGGACGACGAGATCTACGACGCCGCGATGGCCGAGTTCGCCCGCCTGCACGCGTACCGCACGAACCCCGCCGAGAAGGCCATGCTCGAGCGGTTCGTCTTCGGCGTCGAGGCGGACGGCGAGAACTGCGGCGGCGCGAAGCTGAACCCGGCCGTGGTCGGCAAGAGCCCCGTGTGGATCGCCGAGCAGGCCGGCTTCACCGTGCCGTCCGACACGTCGATCATCCTCGCCGAGGTCTCCGGCGTCGGACCGGCCGAGCCGCTCACGCGCGAGAAGCTCTGCCCGGTCCTGGCGGTGCTGCGCGCCACCAGCACGGAGCACGGCATCAGCCTCGCCGAGCAGATGGTGGAGTTCGACGGCCTCGGCCACTCGGCCGCGATCCACACGCAGGACGACGACCTGACGGTCGAGTTCGGCACGCGCGTCAAGGCGGTCCGCGTCATCTGCAACGCGCCCTCGTCGCTCGGCGGGATCGGCGACATCTACAACGCGTTCATCCCGTCCCTGACGCTGGGCTGCGGCTCCTACGGCCACAACTCCGTCTCGAACAACGTGTCGGCGGTCAACCTCGTGAACATCAAGCGCGTCGGCCGGCGCAACAACAACCTGCAGTGGTTCAAGGTCCCCGCCAAGACGTACTTCGAGCCGAACGCCATCCGCTACCTCGCGGACATGGCGGGCGTCGAGCGCGTCACGATCGTGACCGACTCGACCATGACGACCCTCGGGTTCGTCGACCGCGTGATCGACGTGCTGAACCGGCGGGGCAACCGGGTCGCGCTGCAGATCATCGACCAGGTCGAGCCCGAGCCGTCGGTGCGCACCGTGCAGGCCGGGGCCGCGCAGATGCGCCACTTCCGGCCCGACACGATCATCGCGCTGGGCGGCGGGTCGCCCATGGACGCGGCGAAGGTCATGTGGCTGCTGTACGAGCACCCCGAGATCGTCTTCTCCGACCTCAAGCAGAAGTTCTTCGACGTCCGCAAGCGGGCGTTCAAGTTCCCGGTGCTGGGCGAGCTCGCCAAGCTCGTCTGCATCCCGACGACGTCGGGCACCGGTGCGGAGGTCACGCCGTTCGCGGTCATCTCCGACCCCGACGCGGGCAAGAAGTACCCGCTGGCCGACTACGCGCTGACGCCGACCGTGGCGATCATCGACCCGATCCTGACGTCGCGGATGCCCCGCAGCCTGGCCGCCGACTCCGGCTTCGACGCGCTCACGCACGCCACCGAGGCGTTCGTGTCGGTGTACGCCAACGACTTCACCGACGGCATGGCGCTGCAGGCGATCCGGCTCATCTTCGACAACCTCGCGCAGTCGGTGAACGGCGACCCGGCCGACCCGGCGACGAAGGACGCGCGGGAGAAGATGCACAACGCCGGGACCATCGCCGGCATGGCGTTCGGCAACGCGTTCCTCGGCATCGTGCACGCGATGGCGCACGTGATCGGCTCGACGTACCACCTGGTGCACGGCCGGACGAACGCGACCCTGCTGCCGCACGTGATCCGGTACAACGGCACGGTCCCGACCAAGCTCACGAGCTGGCCGAAGTACGAGCGCTACGTCGCCCCGGAGCGGTTCCAGCAGATCGCGCAGATGCTCGGCCTGCCGGCCGCCACCCCCGAGGAGGGCGTGGAGTCCTACGCCCGGGCCGTCGAGTCGCTGCGCGCGAAGGTGGGCATCCCCGCGTCGTTCCAGGCGCAGGGCGTCGACGAGCAGGAGTTCCTGCGTCGGCTGGACGAGGTCGCCATGGGTGCCTACGAGGACCAGTGCGCCCCGGCCAACCCCCGCATGCCGATGATCGGCGACATGAAGGACCTCATGACCGCGGCCTACTACGGCACGTCGCTGGAGGACGTCCGGGGCCGCAGCGAGCGCGCGGAGGCCTGA
- a CDS encoding SOS response-associated peptidase, producing the protein MCGRYASFREDEQIADEFAVATIADDVRLLPPSWNVAPTDGVRMVVERADRTTGEITRQLRVARWGLVPSWAKDPSVGARMINARVETIADKPAFAKPFAVRRALLPADGYYEWQRLEAPEGAPRSRRTAKQPYWIHPADGDLAALAGLYEFWKDPTKDDDDPGRWVVSATVVTRPAATEQLAAIHDRQPLMLPRDRWAAWLDPAVGADEARALLDVTPPDLVATPVSTRVNTVANNAPDLLEPVGEDVHAT; encoded by the coding sequence ATGTGCGGCCGCTACGCGTCCTTCCGGGAGGACGAGCAGATCGCCGACGAGTTCGCGGTCGCCACGATCGCCGACGACGTCCGGCTCCTCCCCCCGTCGTGGAACGTCGCGCCCACGGACGGCGTGCGCATGGTCGTGGAGCGGGCCGACCGCACCACCGGTGAGATCACGCGCCAGCTGCGCGTGGCCCGGTGGGGCCTCGTGCCGTCGTGGGCGAAGGACCCGTCGGTGGGCGCGCGGATGATCAACGCACGCGTGGAGACGATCGCCGACAAGCCCGCGTTCGCCAAGCCGTTCGCGGTGCGGCGGGCGCTGCTCCCGGCGGACGGCTACTACGAGTGGCAGCGGCTCGAGGCCCCCGAGGGCGCGCCCCGCAGCCGGCGCACCGCCAAGCAGCCGTACTGGATCCACCCCGCCGACGGCGACCTCGCGGCGCTGGCGGGCCTGTACGAGTTCTGGAAGGACCCGACCAAGGACGACGACGACCCCGGCCGCTGGGTGGTCTCCGCGACCGTCGTCACGCGTCCGGCCGCGACCGAGCAGCTCGCGGCGATCCACGACCGGCAGCCGCTCATGCTCCCGCGGGACCGGTGGGCGGCCTGGCTCGACCCCGCGGTCGGCGCGGACGAGGCGCGCGCGCTGCTCGACGTGACGCCGCCGGACCTGGTCGCGACGCCGGTGTCGACCCGGGTCAACACCGTCGCGAACAACGCCCCCGACCTCCTGGAGCCCGTGGGCGAGGACGTGCACGCGACCTGA